A stretch of the Sphingobacterium thalpophilum genome encodes the following:
- the miaE gene encoding tRNA-(ms[2]io[6]A)-hydroxylase, with the protein MLGLKLLTDPRWANIAEGNLEEILTDHAWCEQKAASNAISLITNNSEHEDLVHELTAIAIEEMEHFRMVIEIIKERGYTLGRERKDDYVGQLLKFSKKDGSRNTAFIDRLLFAAMIEARSCERFRVLSQNIKDQELAKFYYDLMVSEANHYTTFLNFARKYTVDVDVEKRWKEWLDFEGRLIQSYGNKEAIHG; encoded by the coding sequence ATGCTTGGACTTAAGTTGTTGACAGATCCGCGATGGGCAAATATCGCAGAAGGGAATTTGGAAGAAATTTTGACCGATCATGCATGGTGTGAACAAAAGGCTGCTTCAAATGCAATATCTTTGATTACAAACAATTCAGAGCATGAAGATTTGGTTCATGAACTGACTGCCATAGCCATTGAAGAGATGGAGCATTTCAGGATGGTCATTGAGATCATCAAAGAACGTGGCTATACGCTGGGGCGCGAACGAAAGGATGACTATGTGGGGCAGTTGCTGAAATTTTCCAAAAAGGATGGTAGCCGGAATACCGCTTTTATTGACCGGTTGCTGTTCGCGGCGATGATCGAAGCGCGAAGCTGTGAACGGTTTAGGGTGCTGTCACAGAATATAAAAGATCAGGAACTGGCCAAGTTCTATTATGATCTCATGGTATCGGAGGCCAATCACTATACTACTTTCCTGAATTTTGCACGCAAATATACTGTGGATGTTGACGTGGAAAAACGCTGGAAGGAATGGTTGGATTTTGAAGGGCGGCTGATCCAGTCTTATGGAAATAAGGAGGCCATACATGGCTAA
- the rlmN gene encoding 23S rRNA (adenine(2503)-C(2))-methyltransferase RlmN, whose amino-acid sequence MEKSKIIDIRSLSLSQLKDQLTALGEQGFRAKQIYEWIWEKSCIDFDQMSNLSKGLREKLKANFTINAVKVKESQISSDKTIKSSFRLYDGNIIEGVLIPAPERMTACVSSQVGCSLTCKFCATGYMDRKRNLNADEIYDQVVLISKQAEEHYGQPLTNIVYMGMGEPLLNYANMMKSVERITAPDGLNMAAKRITVSTAGIAKMIKKLGDDQVRFNLALSLHAANDKKRNEIMPINEQNSLKSLAEALKYFYAKTKNPITFEYIVFNNFNDELEDARELAKFCKHVPCKVNLIEYNPIALADFLNAEADKIDIFANYLKSQGIVTNIRRSRGKDIDAACGQLAIKDKQKESSNV is encoded by the coding sequence ATTGAAAAAAGTAAAATAATAGATATCAGGAGTTTGTCTTTGAGTCAGCTCAAAGATCAACTAACGGCGTTGGGTGAACAGGGCTTTCGTGCGAAGCAGATTTACGAGTGGATATGGGAGAAGTCTTGCATAGATTTTGATCAAATGAGCAATTTGAGCAAAGGCCTACGTGAAAAACTGAAAGCAAATTTTACGATTAACGCTGTAAAAGTCAAGGAATCACAGATCAGCTCGGACAAAACCATCAAAAGTAGCTTTAGGCTATATGACGGCAATATCATTGAGGGTGTGCTCATTCCGGCGCCTGAGCGCATGACGGCTTGTGTAAGTTCTCAGGTAGGCTGCAGTCTGACGTGTAAATTCTGTGCCACAGGATATATGGACCGCAAACGTAATCTGAATGCAGATGAAATCTACGATCAGGTAGTGCTGATCAGTAAGCAGGCTGAGGAGCATTACGGACAGCCGCTAACCAATATTGTGTATATGGGAATGGGTGAGCCGCTGCTTAACTATGCCAACATGATGAAGTCTGTAGAGCGTATCACTGCACCCGATGGACTCAATATGGCTGCCAAGCGGATTACGGTATCCACAGCCGGTATTGCCAAGATGATCAAAAAATTGGGGGATGATCAGGTCCGTTTTAATCTTGCCCTGTCTCTGCACGCCGCAAATGATAAGAAGCGTAATGAAATCATGCCTATCAATGAGCAGAATTCGCTCAAGTCACTGGCCGAAGCATTAAAATACTTTTATGCCAAGACAAAGAACCCGATCACCTTTGAGTATATTGTTTTCAACAATTTCAATGATGAACTCGAAGATGCACGGGAACTCGCCAAATTCTGTAAACATGTCCCCTGTAAAGTCAACCTGATTGAATATAATCCGATTGCATTGGCGGATTTTCTGAATGCAGAGGCAGACAAAATAGATATATTTGCCAACTATCTTAAAAGCCAGGGGATCGTTACGAATATCAGACGCAGCCGTGGTAAAGATATCGATGCTGCATGTGGACAGCTCGCTATAAAAGACAAGCAAAAGGAAAGCTCAAACGTCTAA
- a CDS encoding ComF family protein, translating to MPFDLKRILGDFVAIFFPRECACCGCVLRYQEKFICIACDFHLPYTNFHEYSDNDTARQLWGKVPVEEACSFLILQKESRVERLIYQIKYNNQPLLAEYFGFQYGLKLLDSASYQHLDAIIPIPLHPGKLRKRGYNQSSYFGRGLSRAMGIPLQEDALIRKKATITQTGQDRLSRYKNVEDVFACEHMPALYGKHILLVDDVLTTGATIVSAALAIQQAWACKVSVATLARA from the coding sequence ATGCCGTTTGATCTGAAGAGAATCTTAGGAGATTTTGTTGCTATCTTCTTTCCGAGGGAGTGTGCCTGTTGCGGATGTGTACTCAGGTATCAGGAAAAATTTATTTGCATCGCCTGTGATTTCCATCTTCCGTATACCAATTTTCACGAATATTCAGATAATGACACCGCCAGACAACTATGGGGAAAAGTACCGGTAGAAGAAGCCTGTTCATTTCTGATTTTACAGAAAGAAAGTCGTGTCGAACGGTTGATCTATCAGATAAAATACAACAATCAGCCTTTGTTAGCAGAGTATTTCGGATTTCAATATGGATTAAAATTGCTGGACTCGGCAAGCTATCAACATTTGGACGCTATTATCCCCATCCCTTTGCATCCGGGCAAACTCCGCAAAAGAGGATATAATCAGTCCAGTTATTTTGGCAGGGGCCTGTCCAGGGCTATGGGCATACCTTTGCAGGAGGACGCGCTCATCCGTAAAAAAGCAACCATCACGCAGACAGGGCAGGACCGCTTATCCCGGTACAAAAATGTGGAAGATGTTTTTGCTTGTGAGCATATGCCTGCCTTATATGGAAAACACATTTTACTTGTCGATGACGTATTGACGACGGGAGCCACGATCGTGTCTGCTGCACTTGCCATCCAACAAGCCTGGGCCTGTAAAGTCTCCGTAGCGACCTTGGCCCGTGCTTAA
- a CDS encoding VanZ family protein: MIKILLDYKWCFIWAIIVIILCTLPGNDFESVPSYPGMDKLVHCGMFFVFCTLMYNGVIRQFSGKPTRWAPIFIVSFVGFLFAGLTELLQLYIFTYRSGDWWDLFADSVGIGMAGFAYLLNYVNRRI, encoded by the coding sequence ATGATTAAAATCCTACTGGACTATAAATGGTGTTTTATATGGGCCATTATTGTTATCATTCTGTGTACCCTTCCCGGCAACGACTTTGAGTCAGTCCCCTCCTATCCCGGGATGGATAAACTGGTCCACTGCGGCATGTTTTTCGTATTCTGTACACTGATGTACAACGGCGTTATTCGGCAATTTAGTGGAAAACCTACCCGCTGGGCTCCCATTTTTATCGTATCTTTTGTGGGTTTTCTATTTGCAGGATTAACCGAGCTGCTGCAACTATACATTTTTACCTATCGAAGTGGTGATTGGTGGGATTTATTTGCTGACTCCGTGGGAATTGGGATGGCCGGTTTCGCTTACCTTCTGAACTACGTCAATAGGAGAATATAA
- a CDS encoding PadR family transcriptional regulator — MIAENTQIQMRKGILEYCILSIISRGEIYASDIISELKKAQLLVVEGTLYPLLTRLKNNGLLSYIWKESTSGPPRKYYEITREGLEVLAKLDVTWNELVFAVNTSLAGRSMDSTKPVKDNNDE, encoded by the coding sequence ATGATAGCTGAAAATACACAAATTCAGATGAGGAAGGGGATACTGGAGTATTGTATCCTTTCAATAATTTCTCGAGGAGAAATTTATGCCTCCGATATTATCAGCGAACTGAAGAAAGCCCAATTGTTGGTTGTAGAAGGAACACTATATCCGCTTTTGACCCGTCTCAAGAATAATGGCTTATTGAGCTATATATGGAAAGAGTCAACTTCAGGTCCGCCTAGAAAATATTATGAAATCACGCGGGAAGGATTAGAGGTCCTTGCGAAGTTAGATGTCACCTGGAATGAGCTCGTGTTTGCAGTAAACACGTCGCTGGCAGGTAGAAGTATGGATTCAACTAAACCAGTTAAAGATAATAACGATGAATAA
- a CDS encoding PspC domain-containing protein produces MNKTIIININSIVFHIEEDAYEVLRSYMIDIKKHFGHSEDSREILEDIENRISEMFTEKIQAGSKEVLNMDDVNAVIEQMGRVSDFESEQQDDYTTYQGEANAGTYKVGKKLMRDPDDKVFSGVCSGLGHFFGIEAKWVRLLFVLFVLVGGSGVLVYVILWIVMPLAVTRADKMEMRGEAPNIHNFKRSFDEEMSGMRETFSRGVDRTGDGVAKLLQIIVKVIGVFFVIVVGLTLIGLIIGLIFFALAIVNVIPDVMDDSGPFYLMNPNDVPFALIAGFLSVFIPFAGLFYLLLRVLFEKKPMSNYLTTALFIVWLASTGALIYYSTSVAKEFRESSTIVEEKPLQKRAVYYLNENDVRVIRLKNGVKSNIGLKSENLSSHLKRNIRIRIERIDSLQEPYVRYEYSAKGSTYKAATDRAAKINYALKQDSSSLVFDNAFQLTEGERYRDQEVNVTLFLPVGTRLVINDRLEDKLRDISFYECRDRYNQDVKEVEFVVTSLGLKCALPPKESTEEEHDNTDSNEIVLNDTSIVIRRDTIINVKKNDGSLQIKKN; encoded by the coding sequence ATGAATAAGACAATAATTATCAATATAAACAGCATCGTCTTCCATATCGAGGAAGATGCTTATGAGGTCCTCCGGTCATACATGATTGATATCAAAAAGCACTTTGGACATTCAGAGGACAGCCGCGAGATTCTGGAAGATATTGAAAACCGCATATCTGAAATGTTTACGGAAAAAATTCAGGCCGGAAGTAAAGAAGTGCTGAATATGGATGATGTGAACGCTGTCATTGAGCAAATGGGTAGGGTGAGTGATTTTGAATCAGAGCAGCAAGATGATTATACCACCTATCAGGGGGAAGCAAATGCAGGAACCTATAAAGTGGGGAAAAAGCTGATGCGGGATCCTGACGATAAGGTATTCAGTGGGGTCTGTAGTGGATTAGGTCATTTCTTCGGTATTGAAGCCAAATGGGTGAGATTACTTTTTGTGTTGTTTGTATTGGTGGGTGGATCTGGCGTGCTGGTATACGTGATTCTCTGGATAGTAATGCCATTGGCCGTGACCAGGGCTGACAAAATGGAAATGCGGGGCGAAGCACCTAATATCCATAATTTCAAGCGTTCTTTTGATGAAGAGATGAGCGGTATGCGGGAAACATTTTCGCGGGGAGTAGACCGTACAGGAGATGGGGTCGCCAAGCTGCTGCAAATCATTGTTAAAGTAATTGGTGTATTTTTTGTCATTGTCGTCGGGCTGACGCTGATTGGGCTGATCATCGGACTCATTTTCTTTGCGCTGGCCATCGTGAATGTTATTCCAGATGTAATGGATGATTCGGGACCATTTTATTTGATGAATCCTAACGATGTGCCTTTTGCACTGATCGCGGGTTTCTTATCCGTTTTTATTCCTTTTGCAGGATTGTTTTATCTGCTTCTGCGTGTGCTTTTTGAGAAGAAGCCAATGAGCAATTATTTAACCACGGCACTATTTATTGTGTGGTTGGCGTCAACGGGGGCGCTCATTTATTATTCGACTTCTGTCGCGAAGGAATTCAGGGAATCAAGTACGATTGTGGAGGAAAAGCCTTTACAAAAGCGGGCGGTCTACTATCTGAATGAAAATGATGTGCGTGTAATCCGTTTAAAAAATGGCGTCAAAAGTAATATCGGATTAAAAAGCGAGAATCTATCTTCACATCTGAAACGCAATATCCGTATCCGCATAGAACGTATTGACTCGTTGCAGGAGCCCTATGTAAGATATGAATACTCGGCCAAAGGCAGTACATATAAAGCGGCTACAGATCGGGCTGCAAAAATAAACTATGCATTGAAACAGGACTCAAGTTCATTGGTTTTTGATAATGCATTTCAGTTGACCGAAGGTGAACGTTACCGCGATCAGGAAGTCAATGTTACCTTGTTTTTGCCAGTAGGCACAAGACTGGTGATCAATGATAGATTGGAGGACAAACTACGTGATATTTCCTTTTATGAGTGTCGTGACCGTTATAACCAGGACGTAAAAGAAGTTGAATTTGTGGTCACGTCTTTAGGATTAAAATGCGCTCTGCCACCTAAGGAGTCAACAGAAGAAGAGCATGATAATACCGATAGTAACGAAATCGTACTCAATGACACATCGATCGTCATTCGCAGGGACACGATTATCAATGTAAAGAAAAACGATGGCTCCCTTCAGATTAAAAAGAACTGA
- a CDS encoding outer membrane beta-barrel family protein: MKKYFYLLLLNFLLVSFVHAQVKITGKVQSEDNVPLPLATAYLMKANSTVVLKAAVTNEAGEYQFSDVAAGSYVVDAKMVGYIAGRSNIFEVGKSDYAVATISLRSDNRKLEEVTVEGKRPLVESKPGKLILNVENSPIAAGNNALDIVQRAPGVSLDNNNNLQLMGQSGVAVTIDGRQTYMTGEQLLNFLKSTDGNQIKSVEVITSRSAKDDAEGAVGTINIVLKKNRMEGFNGTFNLTAGHGEKFRGNSSLSLNYKKNNTTLFGSYAYSDEKAYRKLEIDRVIQNSGEQKYFAQKSALGEEERNHSYRFGIEQKTSSRNTLTVQFNGANNTEYNDNNSRTNIGRSFVDYDTVLVSESDFKELFDRYSANLNNEFRIDSNGRKLTVDLDWSKFKSSKRVNYLNQYADVGGKKAPAEAERSGMPIGIDIYVAKLDYEHPLSKSSKLEMGTKYSNVKSDNDLLFEKLVDQGWVNDVSRTNHFVYKEQIAAAYLDYNNSIGKWSLKAGLRGEYTFSDGNSITMSKRVKRNYFELFPNANLSYSFNEKHILSLGYTRKVTRPNYRQLNPFDYYIDKLTFERGNPYLNPQFSNEFSLSYTLLQRYNLTLGINDVKDAIVESMGQDSVAGTTWVIRENLGRNLTSYLNLNIPVTVSKLWSMNNNITGIYFDFDGMIAGLPVNRKSFLVQAMSMHNLKMSKSLSANVNLRYFSPFKYNVYDLKSRWDMEVGMTKTFKERSSLKLAVTDVFNTGNQNLSTNFGPFDSRIRQHQDRRVVRLTYTYKFGNLKNNYRKKDTSNEEKERAQ, encoded by the coding sequence ATGAAAAAATATTTTTATCTTTTACTACTAAATTTTTTGCTCGTTTCTTTCGTCCATGCGCAGGTAAAGATAACGGGAAAGGTGCAGTCAGAAGACAATGTGCCACTTCCGTTGGCCACGGCTTACCTGATGAAAGCCAATTCCACCGTTGTACTGAAAGCTGCTGTAACAAACGAAGCCGGCGAGTACCAATTTTCGGATGTAGCTGCCGGCAGTTATGTCGTTGATGCCAAGATGGTCGGGTATATAGCTGGTCGCAGCAATATTTTTGAGGTCGGCAAGTCTGATTATGCTGTAGCAACGATCAGTTTGCGCAGCGATAACCGTAAACTGGAGGAGGTGACGGTGGAAGGCAAGCGGCCTTTGGTTGAAAGCAAACCGGGGAAACTGATTTTAAATGTGGAGAATTCGCCCATTGCAGCTGGGAATAATGCTCTTGATATCGTCCAAAGGGCACCGGGTGTAAGCTTGGACAACAATAATAACCTGCAACTGATGGGGCAGTCTGGTGTCGCGGTGACGATAGATGGACGGCAAACGTACATGACCGGCGAGCAGTTGCTCAATTTTTTGAAAAGCACCGATGGTAACCAGATCAAATCAGTGGAAGTAATTACTAGCCGCTCAGCGAAGGACGATGCTGAGGGCGCAGTAGGCACCATCAATATCGTCCTTAAGAAGAATCGGATGGAGGGGTTTAATGGTACCTTCAATCTTACGGCGGGGCACGGCGAGAAGTTCAGAGGAAACAGCTCGCTGTCGTTAAATTATAAGAAGAACAATACGACATTATTTGGTTCCTACGCTTATTCAGATGAAAAAGCTTATCGCAAACTTGAAATCGACCGCGTCATACAGAACAGTGGTGAACAGAAGTATTTTGCGCAGAAGTCGGCGTTGGGTGAGGAAGAACGTAATCATTCGTATCGTTTTGGTATTGAGCAGAAAACATCCAGCCGAAATACATTGACGGTACAGTTTAACGGTGCGAACAACACGGAGTATAATGACAATAACAGCAGAACAAATATCGGCAGATCCTTCGTGGACTATGACACAGTGTTAGTCTCGGAATCTGATTTCAAAGAATTATTTGACCGTTATTCAGCCAATCTAAATAATGAATTCCGGATAGATTCCAACGGGCGAAAGCTGACCGTCGACCTGGACTGGAGTAAATTCAAGAGCAGCAAACGTGTAAACTATCTTAATCAATACGCTGATGTGGGGGGCAAGAAAGCTCCGGCAGAAGCTGAACGTAGTGGAATGCCAATCGGGATTGATATATATGTAGCAAAGTTGGACTATGAGCATCCTTTGTCGAAGAGCTCCAAGCTTGAAATGGGAACAAAATACTCTAATGTTAAATCTGATAATGACCTGCTGTTTGAGAAATTGGTGGACCAGGGCTGGGTAAATGATGTATCTCGTACCAATCATTTTGTGTATAAGGAGCAGATCGCGGCAGCGTATCTAGATTATAACAATAGCATTGGTAAGTGGTCTTTAAAAGCAGGGCTAAGGGGTGAGTATACGTTTTCGGATGGAAACTCCATCACGATGAGCAAACGTGTAAAACGAAACTATTTTGAACTTTTTCCCAATGCTAACCTCAGCTATTCGTTCAATGAGAAACACATCCTGTCGCTTGGTTATACCCGGAAGGTGACAAGACCTAATTATCGGCAATTGAACCCCTTTGACTATTATATAGACAAACTTACTTTTGAACGCGGAAATCCGTATTTAAATCCGCAGTTCTCCAATGAATTTTCATTGAGTTATACCTTATTACAACGTTATAACCTAACCTTGGGAATTAATGACGTAAAAGACGCCATTGTTGAGAGTATGGGGCAAGATTCAGTGGCTGGTACTACATGGGTCATCCGTGAGAACTTAGGCCGGAATCTGACCTCCTACCTAAATCTCAATATTCCGGTCACTGTCTCAAAACTGTGGAGCATGAACAACAATATAACTGGTATTTATTTTGACTTTGATGGTATGATAGCAGGGCTTCCGGTAAATCGGAAATCCTTTCTGGTCCAGGCCATGTCCATGCATAATCTTAAAATGAGCAAGAGCCTCTCCGCCAATGTCAATCTGCGCTATTTCTCACCATTCAAATATAATGTCTATGATCTGAAGAGCAGGTGGGATATGGAGGTTGGTATGACCAAAACGTTTAAGGAACGCAGTTCGCTCAAGTTGGCCGTTACCGATGTATTCAATACTGGAAATCAAAATCTAAGCACCAATTTTGGTCCTTTTGATTCCAGGATCAGACAACATCAAGACCGTCGGGTTGTGCGCCTGACTTACACCTATAAATTTGGTAATCTAAAGAATAATTATCGGAAGAAAGATACCAGCAACGAAGAAAAGGAACGGGCACAGTAA
- a CDS encoding LacI family DNA-binding transcriptional regulator — translation MKFENYTIKDIAKALNLSTSTISRALRDSYEISPETKKIVLEYAEKINYRANPIARSLKERRSHSIGIIVSEIANNFFSQVIDGAESIAYNKNFQIIISQTHESSERERLNVEYLTSRSIDGLLIALSSETEDISYLHKLQERGFPIVFFDRVPQQFDTYKVIVNNQQGAYDATQHLIKQGKQRIAHLTSSKSLSITKDRLYGYQKALMANHIDFDPALVKYCQYGGLHQDEIETAIEELMHTGFDAIFISGDKLTTGYLHVAKKKDKLNLQHIAIAGFTNSNVVDLFSAKVTSIRQPAFEMGKIATELLIQLIEKRTPNEQFETRVLPTEIIKND, via the coding sequence ATGAAATTTGAAAACTATACAATCAAAGATATTGCTAAAGCACTTAATTTATCTACTTCAACGATTTCCAGAGCGCTAAGAGACAGCTATGAAATAAGCCCTGAAACGAAGAAGATTGTATTGGAATACGCCGAAAAAATAAATTACCGCGCCAATCCGATTGCCAGAAGCTTAAAAGAACGACGCAGCCATTCAATCGGGATTATCGTCAGCGAAATCGCCAATAACTTCTTCTCCCAGGTCATCGATGGAGCGGAATCCATTGCATATAACAAAAACTTTCAGATCATTATTTCCCAGACACACGAGTCTTCCGAACGGGAGCGTCTCAACGTGGAATATTTGACATCTCGATCTATTGACGGATTATTGATCGCTTTATCCTCAGAGACCGAAGATATTTCCTACCTGCACAAACTACAGGAACGCGGTTTCCCGATCGTGTTTTTTGATCGGGTACCACAACAATTTGACACCTATAAGGTTATTGTGAATAATCAGCAAGGGGCATACGATGCAACCCAGCACCTAATTAAACAGGGTAAACAACGGATAGCCCACCTGACGAGCTCAAAGTCTTTGTCGATTACCAAGGACCGTCTTTACGGGTACCAAAAGGCTTTAATGGCCAACCATATCGATTTCGATCCGGCATTGGTCAAATATTGTCAGTACGGCGGGCTACATCAGGATGAGATTGAGACAGCCATAGAAGAACTTATGCATACAGGCTTTGACGCGATATTTATTTCAGGCGACAAGCTGACAACGGGTTATTTGCACGTAGCAAAGAAGAAAGACAAGCTCAATCTTCAACACATTGCTATTGCGGGATTCACAAACTCGAATGTCGTGGATCTGTTCTCCGCTAAGGTCACCTCAATACGGCAGCCCGCCTTTGAAATGGGTAAAATAGCGACCGAGCTCCTCATCCAGCTGATCGAAAAACGAACGCCGAACGAGCAATTTGAAACACGGGTTTTACCGACCGAAATAATCAAAAACGACTAA
- a CDS encoding rhamnogalacturonan acetylesterase produces the protein MMKKEIRVFIVGLCIAILLFAFRQDRPLTIYIIGDSTAAIKQERAFPETGWGMAFAKLADQHVKVDNRALNGRSSKSFKHDVGKDGSIMDHWTPIVEHLQHGDYVFIQFGHNDEKINKPNVGTSLEEFEQNLTFYIQQTREKGAIPVLLTSIARRKFEGGSLVPTHGDYPSIMKKLAENLHVHCIDMEEKTSRLLSSYGDEKSKPLFLHVEKGNPNYPEGKQDDTHLSPIGASAVANLVVEGIKELKLPISKHFEAH, from the coding sequence ATGATGAAAAAAGAAATTCGTGTCTTTATTGTTGGCCTTTGCATAGCAATTCTCCTTTTCGCTTTCCGGCAAGATCGCCCACTGACTATCTATATTATTGGCGACTCGACGGCAGCTATTAAACAGGAGCGGGCTTTCCCCGAAACCGGATGGGGAATGGCTTTTGCGAAATTGGCTGACCAACACGTCAAGGTTGATAACCGGGCCCTGAACGGACGCAGCAGTAAATCCTTCAAACACGATGTCGGCAAGGACGGAAGTATCATGGATCATTGGACTCCAATTGTTGAGCATTTGCAGCATGGTGATTATGTATTCATCCAGTTTGGCCACAACGATGAGAAAATCAATAAGCCCAATGTGGGAACCTCTCTAGAGGAATTTGAACAGAACCTGACTTTCTACATCCAACAGACACGGGAAAAAGGCGCGATTCCTGTTCTTTTAACATCGATCGCCAGACGTAAATTTGAAGGTGGTAGCTTGGTCCCTACACATGGGGATTATCCCTCGATTATGAAAAAACTGGCTGAAAACTTGCATGTACATTGTATCGATATGGAAGAAAAAACATCCCGATTATTGTCATCTTACGGTGATGAAAAAAGTAAACCATTGTTTCTTCATGTGGAAAAGGGAAACCCAAACTATCCGGAAGGTAAACAGGATGACACCCATTTAAGCCCGATCGGTGCTTCGGCTGTTGCCAACTTGGTCGTAGAGGGGATAAAGGAACTGAAATTGCCAATTAGCAAGCATTTTGAGGCGCATTAA
- a CDS encoding NADP-dependent glyceraldehyde-3-phosphate dehydrogenase yields MSLNLEGIFYEEKDIPAEFTLDEQVDQREFLSNGEMISWAGQVNEVFSPICVKTKDGLKRKRIGSFPVCTEKESMEALDAAVKAYDNGRGEWPTMSVADRIACVENFTQKMIAKKDIVVKLIMWEIGKSYADSVKEFDRTVEYIYATIDALKDIDRDSSRFQIEQGIVAQIRRSPLGVVLCMGPFNYPLNETFTTLIPALIMGNTMLFKPPKHGTLLHYPLLEAFRTSFPKGVVNTIYGRGNKIVPSLMQSGKINVLTLIGSSRVADELKKLHPKVNRLRAILGLDAKNAAIITKDADLNLAVSETVLGSLSFNGQRCTALKIIYVHRSLAQEFLKRLSAEVGKLKYGMPWEKGVSLTPLPEVNKPAYLTECIEDAKAYGAKVINENGGEVAESFFYPAIVYPVNSQMKLYREEQFGPVIPVVPFDDLEEPIEYLIGSSHGQQVSIFSNNAAVVSSLIDPLVNQVSRVNINCQCQRGPDTFPFTGRKDSAEGTLSVVDALRSFSIRSLVATKFTEENKKLLNEIVSENESNFLSTKYIF; encoded by the coding sequence ATGAGCTTAAACTTAGAAGGTATCTTCTACGAGGAGAAAGACATTCCCGCAGAATTTACACTAGACGAACAGGTCGATCAAAGAGAGTTCCTTTCCAATGGAGAAATGATTTCTTGGGCGGGTCAGGTAAACGAAGTTTTTTCACCGATTTGTGTGAAGACGAAGGACGGCCTGAAGCGTAAGCGCATCGGTAGTTTCCCTGTTTGTACTGAAAAAGAGTCCATGGAAGCCTTAGACGCTGCTGTAAAAGCATACGACAATGGACGTGGAGAATGGCCAACAATGAGCGTTGCCGATCGTATTGCTTGTGTGGAGAATTTTACACAAAAAATGATTGCCAAGAAAGACATTGTTGTCAAGCTTATTATGTGGGAAATTGGCAAGTCGTATGCAGACTCGGTAAAAGAGTTTGACCGTACTGTTGAGTATATCTACGCGACGATCGATGCATTGAAAGATATAGACCGTGACTCTTCACGTTTTCAGATCGAACAGGGCATCGTTGCCCAGATCAGAAGGTCACCACTGGGAGTTGTCCTTTGTATGGGACCGTTCAATTATCCGCTAAATGAGACTTTCACGACGCTCATCCCTGCATTGATCATGGGTAATACCATGCTATTTAAACCGCCTAAACATGGCACCTTATTGCACTACCCTTTATTGGAAGCATTTAGAACAAGTTTTCCAAAAGGAGTGGTCAATACGATCTATGGACGTGGAAACAAGATTGTTCCAAGTTTGATGCAATCCGGAAAAATCAATGTCCTTACCCTGATTGGATCAAGCCGTGTAGCTGACGAACTCAAAAAATTGCATCCAAAGGTAAACCGTCTACGTGCGATCCTTGGACTGGATGCTAAAAATGCGGCTATTATCACCAAAGATGCTGATCTGAACTTAGCGGTCTCCGAAACAGTATTGGGTTCGCTTTCATTCAATGGCCAGCGTTGTACGGCATTGAAAATTATCTATGTACACCGCAGCTTGGCACAAGAGTTTTTAAAACGTCTTTCTGCCGAAGTTGGAAAGCTTAAGTATGGAATGCCTTGGGAAAAAGGGGTATCCTTGACTCCTCTCCCAGAAGTTAACAAGCCGGCATACTTAACGGAGTGCATCGAAGATGCGAAAGCGTATGGGGCCAAAGTAATCAATGAAAATGGCGGCGAGGTAGCCGAATCTTTCTTCTATCCGGCGATTGTTTATCCGGTCAACTCCCAGATGAAGCTCTACAGAGAAGAACAGTTTGGTCCGGTGATCCCGGTAGTCCCTTTTGATGATCTCGAAGAGCCTATCGAGTACCTAATCGGTTCATCTCACGGACAGCAGGTAAGTATTTTCAGCAATAACGCAGCGGTGGTATCTTCTTTGATCGATCCGTTGGTTAATCAGGTGAGCCGTGTCAACATCAATTGCCAATGCCAACGTGGCCCTGATACTTTCCCTTTCACAGGAAGGAAGGACAGTGCCGAAGGTACATTATCTGTCGTTGATGCGCTACGTTCATTCTCTATCCGTTCGTTAGTTGCGACAAAATTCACAGAAGAAAACAAAAAACTGCTGAACGAGATCGTTAGTGAAAATGAATCGAATTTCTTAAGCACCAAATATATCTTCTAG